The Mustela nigripes isolate SB6536 chromosome 4, MUSNIG.SB6536, whole genome shotgun sequence genome includes a window with the following:
- the CRYGN gene encoding gamma-crystallin N translates to MQWGWCLGASVGEVSASGSAWAQALHIRLPAQIILYEGKHFTGRKLEVYGDCDNFQDRGFMNRVNSIRVESGAWVCFDHPDFRGQQFILEHGDYPDFLRWNGHNDHMGSCRPIGMHGENFRLEIFEGCNFTGQCLEFQEDCPFLQSQGWSKNCVNAIKVYGDGAWVLYEEPNYRGRMYLVERGDFRSCSDWEAHNARIQSLRRVVNYF, encoded by the exons ATGCAGTGGGGGTGgtgcctgggggcctcagtcggtgaagtgtctgcctccggctcagcctgggctcaagccctccacatcagactccctgctcag ATCATCCTCTATGAGGGCAAGCACTTCACCGGGAGGAAGCTGGAGGTCTACGGGGACTGTGACAACTTCCAGGACCGAGGCTTTATGAACCGGGTGAACTCCATCCGGGTGGAGAGCGGTGCCTGGGTCTGCTTCGATCACCCCGACTTCCGGGGCCAGCAGTTCATCCTGGAGCACGGGGACTACCCCGACTTCCTCCGCTGGAACGGCCACAACGACCACATGGGCTCCTGCCGCCCCATCGGGATG CATGGGGAGAACTTCCGCCTGGAAATCTTCGAAGGCTGCAACTTCACCGGCCAGTGCCTGGAGTTCCAGGAAGACTGCCCCTTCCTGCAGAGCCAGGGCTGGTCCAAGAACTGCGTCAACGCCATCAAGGTGTACGGGGACGGAGC GTGGGTCCTGTACGAGGAGCCCAACTACCGGGGCCGCATGTACCTAGTGGAGCGGGGGGACTTCCGCAGCTGCTCCGACTGGGAGGCCCACAACGCCCGCATCCAGTCCCTCCGCAGAGTGGTCAACTACTTCTAA